Proteins co-encoded in one Candidatus Thiodictyon syntrophicum genomic window:
- a CDS encoding branched-chain amino acid ABC transporter substrate-binding protein, translating into MRSKLLIACILGASYWTAPAGAADPATVKIGCVAPLTGPQAHLGKDIENGARLAVDAINATNPRLGGQPVQFVLQVEDDAADPKTATVVAQKLVDEGVKGVVGHLNSGASIPASRIYADNDIPQISPASTAVAYTHQGFKTTYRVMANDSQQGQALGKYATKLGKRVAVIDDRTAYGQGLIDEVVKGVAAAGGEVVGREYTTDKSTDFTAILTSLKSKKPDVVVFGGMDPQAAPMIRQLRTLGMKTAFMGGDGMQSAEFLKLAGPAGEGAIGSSPGLPLAKMPGGADFRKRFNERFGKVQIYAPFAHDAAVVMIQAMLRADSTEPEKYLPELAKTRIDGVIGPIAFDDKGDLKDGPVTLYQVKKGHWEPVETVGGQAAQ; encoded by the coding sequence ATGAGATCCAAGTTATTGATTGCGTGTATTCTTGGCGCCTCCTACTGGACGGCGCCCGCCGGGGCCGCCGATCCGGCGACGGTCAAGATCGGCTGCGTGGCGCCGCTGACCGGTCCCCAGGCGCACCTGGGAAAGGACATCGAGAACGGGGCCCGCCTGGCGGTGGACGCGATCAACGCGACCAATCCCCGGCTCGGCGGTCAGCCGGTCCAGTTCGTCCTGCAGGTCGAGGACGACGCGGCGGACCCCAAGACCGCGACCGTAGTGGCGCAAAAGCTGGTGGATGAGGGCGTCAAGGGCGTGGTCGGGCACCTGAACTCGGGGGCCAGCATCCCGGCCTCACGCATCTATGCCGACAACGACATCCCCCAAATCTCCCCCGCCTCCACCGCGGTGGCCTACACCCACCAGGGGTTTAAGACCACCTACCGGGTGATGGCCAACGACTCCCAACAGGGTCAGGCCTTGGGCAAGTACGCGACCAAGCTCGGCAAGCGGGTGGCGGTGATCGATGACCGCACCGCCTACGGCCAGGGCCTGATCGACGAGGTGGTGAAGGGGGTCGCGGCGGCCGGCGGGGAGGTCGTGGGCCGGGAATACACCACCGATAAGTCGACCGACTTCACCGCCATCCTCACCTCGCTCAAATCCAAGAAGCCGGACGTGGTGGTGTTCGGCGGCATGGACCCCCAGGCCGCCCCCATGATCCGGCAGCTGCGCACCCTGGGGATGAAGACCGCCTTCATGGGCGGCGACGGCATGCAGTCGGCCGAATTCCTCAAACTCGCGGGACCCGCCGGGGAGGGGGCCATCGGGTCGTCGCCTGGGCTGCCGCTGGCGAAGATGCCCGGGGGGGCAGACTTCAGAAAGCGCTTCAATGAGCGCTTCGGCAAGGTCCAGATCTATGCCCCCTTCGCCCACGACGCGGCCGTGGTGATGATCCAGGCGATGCTGCGGGCCGACTCGACCGAGCCTGAGAAGTACCTGCCGGAACTGGCCAAGACCCGCATCGACGGGGTCATCGGCCCCATCGCCTTCGACGACAAGGGGGATCTGAAGGACGGCCCCGTCACCCTCTATCAGGTCAAGAAGGGCCACTGGGAGCCGGTGGAGACCGTCGGCGGCCAGGCGGCGCAGTAG